The following are encoded together in the Vigna angularis cultivar LongXiaoDou No.4 chromosome 9, ASM1680809v1, whole genome shotgun sequence genome:
- the LOC108346839 gene encoding ferritin-3, chloroplastic, which translates to MALSCSKVLTFSLSNGVGGDGAKKKLAFCSSSSLSFSVNGDGSRSMRVCAAASNAPAPLTGVIFEPFQELKKDYLAVPIAHNVSLARQNYSDEAEAAINEQINVEYNVSYVYHSLFAYFDRDNIALKGLAKFFKESSEEEREHAEKLIKYQNIRGGRVVLHPISSPPSEFEHTEKGDALYAMELALSLEKLTNEKLLYVHSVADRNNDAQLADFIESEFLNEQVESIKKIAEYVTQLRLVGKGHGVWHFDQSLLHD; encoded by the exons ATGGCCCTTTCATGTTCCAAGGTTTTGACCTTTTCTCTCTCAAATGGTGTGGGTGGTGATGGTGCTAAGAAGAAGCTAGccttttgttcttcttcttctttgagtTTTTCTGTTAATGGTGATGGGAGCAGGAGCATGAGGGTGTGTGCTGCTGCTTCAAACGCACCGGCACCGCTCACTGGGGTGATATTTGAACCTTTTCAGGAGCTGAAAAAGGATTATCTTGCTGTCCCAATTGCACATAATGTCTCCTTGGCTCGCCAAAACTATTCAGATGAGGCTGAAGCTGCAATCAATGAACAGATCAA TGTGGAATACAATGTTTCCTATGTGTATCATTCCTTGTTTGCCTACTTCGACAGAGATAACATAGCTCTCAAGGGACTTGCCAA GTTCTTCAAGGAATCaagtgaagaagaaagagagcaTGCTGAAAAGCTTATAAAGTATCAG AACATTCGTGGTGGACGAGTGGTGCTACATCCCATTTCAAGTCCTCCGTCAGAATTTGAGCATACAGAAAAAGGGGATGCCCTATATG CCATGGAGCTAGCATTGTCTTTGGAGAAGTTGACAAATGAGAAACTCCTATATGTTCATAGT GTGGCAGATCGTAACAATGATGCTCAACTGGCAGACTTCATTGAGAGTGAGTTTCTGAATGAGCAG GTTGAATCAATTAAGAAGATTGCAGAATATGTGACTCAACTGAGATTAGTTGGAAAGGGTCATG GTGTTTGGCACTTTGATCAGAGTCTTCTTCATGATTGA